One Litoreibacter ponti DNA segment encodes these proteins:
- the repA gene encoding plasmid partitioning protein RepA, with protein MLKQAGSFNINTRIRENAEDLSAALQSHMLKVFAPDARKELRLFSAGETADLLGISTSFLRKLHFDEKIDDVQATSGGRRLYSASDMLKIRETLEKTAKVKGTYQRGRKPGDKVQVLSFLNFKGGSGKTTSAVHTAHRLALKGYRVLCVDIDPQASLTTLFGYAPEVDFLDSGTIYDAIRYDDPLPFSQIVQKTFFTGIDLAPGGLLLQEFEHETPQALRANIQPPFFARLATALQEVEADYDVILFDCPPQLGYLTMAALCASTGVFITIVPNMLDVASMSQFLQMSADLLDVVSDAGANMEFDFMRFLINRYEPNDGPQQQVVAFLRQLFEEEVMIAPMLKSTAISDAGLTQQTIYEVERAAFHRNTYDRAVDSLNLVNDEVEQLLQSAWGR; from the coding sequence ATGCTGAAGCAGGCGGGCTCATTCAACATCAATACGCGCATTCGCGAGAATGCGGAAGACCTGAGTGCGGCCCTGCAAAGCCACATGCTGAAGGTGTTCGCCCCCGATGCGCGCAAGGAATTACGGCTTTTCTCAGCCGGCGAGACGGCGGATCTTCTGGGCATCTCCACCAGCTTCCTGCGCAAGCTGCATTTCGACGAGAAGATCGACGATGTGCAGGCGACATCGGGCGGAAGAAGACTCTATTCCGCCTCAGATATGCTCAAAATCCGCGAAACGCTGGAAAAGACCGCCAAGGTCAAAGGCACCTACCAGCGCGGCCGCAAGCCCGGCGACAAGGTGCAGGTGCTGTCCTTTCTGAACTTCAAGGGCGGCTCTGGCAAGACCACCAGCGCGGTCCACACCGCCCACAGGCTGGCACTGAAAGGCTACCGGGTGCTCTGCGTCGACATCGATCCGCAGGCCTCGCTGACGACGCTGTTTGGCTACGCGCCGGAGGTCGATTTTCTCGATTCCGGCACGATCTACGACGCGATCCGCTACGACGACCCCCTGCCCTTCTCGCAGATCGTTCAGAAGACGTTTTTCACCGGGATCGATCTGGCCCCGGGCGGTCTGCTGCTTCAGGAGTTCGAGCACGAAACCCCCCAGGCCCTGCGCGCCAATATCCAGCCGCCGTTCTTCGCCCGGCTGGCAACCGCGCTGCAGGAGGTGGAAGCCGACTACGACGTGATCCTCTTCGACTGCCCGCCGCAGCTGGGCTACCTGACGATGGCCGCGCTCTGCGCCTCGACGGGCGTGTTCATCACCATTGTGCCGAACATGCTCGACGTGGCGTCCATGTCGCAATTCCTGCAGATGAGCGCCGACCTGCTTGATGTCGTCTCTGACGCGGGTGCGAACATGGAGTTCGACTTCATGCGCTTCCTGATCAATCGCTACGAGCCCAATGACGGGCCGCAGCAACAGGTCGTGGCCTTCCTGCGCCAGCTCTTCGAGGAAGAGGTGATGATCGCGCCGATGCTCAAATCCACCGCGATCTCGGATGCCGGGCTGACGCAGCAGACGATCTACGAGGTCGAGCGCGCGGCGTTCCATCGCAACACATATGACCGCGCGGTGGATTCACTGAATCTTGTCAATGATGAGGTTGAACAGCTGCTTCAATCCGCATGGGGGCGATAG
- the repC gene encoding plasmid replication protein RepC yields the protein MKHASQTEFWRPVEVVLPPDHGSCIDKWQALNALTDAAEQFELTHRTLGVLKALMTFLPDRLIHPEPGRAIVFPSNKTLAHRLNGMPDSTLRRHLARLVTLGIVSRHDSPNRKRYARRAGGAELAFGFDLSPIARHADQLQAAAERAREAREALALLRARLGTLRHRLLECEGLSSVTEDARIALRRKPDQARLTELSDRLQARLEEVELSNADAQNERHIQAGYKYISDSKGGSKNALATKKRNEEYPSDEPHETTKPISLQEVTARCREYQSYFPDRITSWLDVVLIASRLAHMLGIEREVFDEACRNLGQESAAIVVLCLLENAGRIKNPGGYLRQLSKDGRAGGVNLRALMPSVGEIVS from the coding sequence ATGAAACACGCGTCCCAAACCGAGTTTTGGCGGCCGGTAGAGGTCGTCCTGCCCCCTGATCACGGCTCCTGCATCGACAAGTGGCAGGCGCTGAACGCGCTCACCGATGCAGCCGAACAGTTCGAACTGACCCACCGCACGCTGGGCGTTCTGAAGGCGCTGATGACCTTCCTGCCGGATCGCCTGATCCACCCGGAGCCCGGGCGCGCGATCGTCTTTCCCTCCAACAAAACGCTGGCCCACCGCCTGAACGGGATGCCCGACAGCACGCTGCGCCGCCATCTTGCGCGGCTGGTGACACTTGGGATTGTCAGCCGTCACGACAGCCCCAACCGCAAACGCTACGCGCGCAGGGCAGGGGGGGCAGAGCTGGCCTTCGGGTTTGACTTGTCTCCCATCGCACGCCACGCGGACCAGCTTCAGGCCGCCGCAGAGCGCGCCCGTGAAGCGCGGGAGGCTTTGGCATTGCTGCGCGCCCGACTTGGCACCCTGCGGCACCGATTGCTCGAATGCGAAGGTCTCAGCTCTGTAACCGAGGACGCCCGGATTGCACTCCGCCGCAAGCCCGATCAGGCGCGTCTCACCGAGCTTTCCGACAGGCTTCAGGCTCGTCTCGAAGAGGTCGAATTGAGCAACGCTGACGCCCAAAATGAGCGGCACATACAAGCTGGATATAAATATATCTCTGACTCTAAGGGAGGTTCAAAAAACGCGCTTGCTACAAAAAAAAGAAACGAGGAATATCCTTCTGACGAGCCGCACGAGACGACCAAGCCGATTTCCTTGCAGGAGGTCACAGCGCGATGCAGAGAATACCAAAGCTACTTTCCCGACCGTATCACCAGTTGGTTAGATGTTGTACTGATTGCCAGCCGGTTAGCGCACATGCTTGGGATTGAACGCGAGGTTTTTGACGAGGCCTGTCGAAATCTTGGGCAAGAAAGTGCGGCGATTGTCGTTCTATGCCTGCTTGAAAATGCGGGTCGGATCAAGAATCCCGGGGGATACTTGCGGCAGCTTTCCAAAGATGGCAGGGCAGGGGGCGTGAACCTCAGAGCTTTGATGCCCTCAGTGGGCGAAATTGTCAGCTGA
- the repB gene encoding plasmid partitioning protein RepB: MARKGILSSNIQKGERSRPSTPISTGPIRRGTVGALQSSLTKLQEGAVQEIDPGLIDDAGIEDRLGLDTAAQEQLKDSLQTYGQQVPVLLRPHGEMPGRYEIVYGRRRLAALRDLGLPVKAMIRQLDDHELVLAQGQENTARQDLSFIEKASFAAQLQEGGYDRQTIAAALSIDLPMVSRLLKIGTAFELEMLRQIGSAPGIGRDRWFDLVRALEKDGAMARVKQLLKTPDFRGSSDARFELVLARALQTPSAKPKKAALKARTLRAGGQAVADIKAGPRGVTLTVQARNSDGFDQWINAHADALIQELHDRFKKDGAEEQT; encoded by the coding sequence ATGGCACGTAAAGGCATTCTCAGCAGCAATATCCAGAAGGGCGAGCGGTCGAGACCGTCGACCCCGATCTCGACCGGGCCGATCCGACGCGGTACCGTCGGGGCGCTGCAATCCTCGCTGACAAAGCTGCAGGAAGGCGCGGTACAAGAGATAGATCCCGGCCTGATTGATGACGCAGGCATCGAGGACCGGCTGGGGCTCGATACGGCAGCCCAAGAGCAGCTGAAAGACAGCCTGCAGACCTACGGTCAACAGGTTCCGGTCCTGCTGCGTCCCCATGGCGAGATGCCGGGGCGCTACGAGATCGTCTATGGCCGCCGTCGCCTCGCCGCCTTGCGCGATCTGGGGCTGCCGGTGAAGGCGATGATCCGCCAGCTCGACGATCATGAGCTGGTGTTGGCGCAAGGCCAGGAAAACACCGCCCGTCAGGACCTCAGCTTCATCGAGAAGGCGTCTTTCGCAGCCCAGCTGCAAGAGGGCGGCTATGACCGGCAGACAATCGCAGCGGCGCTGTCGATCGATCTGCCCATGGTCTCGCGATTGCTGAAGATCGGCACCGCGTTCGAGCTGGAAATGCTGCGCCAGATCGGCTCTGCGCCCGGGATCGGGCGGGACCGCTGGTTCGATCTGGTGCGCGCGCTTGAAAAAGACGGCGCCATGGCTCGGGTGAAGCAGCTTCTCAAGACACCTGATTTCCGCGGCAGCTCTGACGCGCGGTTCGAGCTGGTGCTGGCCCGCGCGCTGCAGACGCCGTCCGCCAAGCCGAAGAAGGCCGCCCTAAAGGCCCGTACGCTTCGGGCAGGGGGACAGGCTGTCGCTGACATCAAGGCGGGTCCGCGCGGCGTCACATTAACCGTTCAGGCGCGCAATTCGGACGGGTTTGATCAATGGATCAACGCCCATGCCGACGCCCTGATCCAAGAGCTTCACGACCGTTTCAAAAAAGACGGCGCAGAAGAGCAGACTTGA